Within the Pseudomonas chlororaphis subsp. aurantiaca genome, the region TGCGCAGGGCGCCGAGGAACCCGGAACCAAAACCACCGCCCGTGACCAGGGTGCCGAGGAAGAACAGCGGCAGGCTGGCGGTGTGCACGGCGATCAGGATCAGGCCGATGCCGACAGCCAACAGGCTCGCACCCAGCCGCAGCACCTTGTCCGCCGGACGATGGCGCAGGGAAACAATCATCAGGGCGCCGCTCAGGGTCAGTACCGCCACCAGGCCGCCCCCGATCAGGTTCGAGGTCGAGCCCGTCGCGGTGCGCACCAGCGATGGCGCCAACGACAGAAAGAACCCGCCCACGGCCCACACCGCCACATCCACCGGTAACGCCAGCCACAGTGCCCGCCGCGCCTGGGGCGGTACATGCAAAGTGGGTCGCAGGGAGGCCCAGACACCGGACTGGGCACTGACTGTTTCCGGCAGGCGCCAGACGTACAGCGCCTGGACGACAAACAGCACCAGCAGCAACCAGTAGGCCAGTTGCAGCGGCAACGGTGCGTATTCCACCAGCAAACCGCTGCCCATCGCCCCGCAGGCCATGCCCAGCAAGGGCGCCACGCTGTTGACCAGCGGCCCTTGTTGCCGGTCGGTATCCAGCAGCGCCGCCCCCAGTACACTGGTGGCCATGCCGGTGGCGAAGCCCTGCATCACCCGGGCAGCAATCAGCCAGGCGACGCTGTCGGCCTGGATAAATAGCAGCATCGCCAGTATGTCCAGCAGCAGCGCCACGAAGATCACCGGCTTGCGCCCCAGATAGTCCGAAAGCGAACCCACCGTCAGCAGCGCCGCCAACAGGCTCAAGGCGTAGACGCCGAAGATCAGGGTCAAGGTCGCCGGGGAGAATTGCAGCGCCTCCTGATACAGGTGGTACATCGGCGTCGGCACGCTGGAAGCGGCGAGAAAACTGAGTAAGGTAATCGCCAGAAACAGCAGTCTGGAACGGTTTGACCGTGAAGAGTCGACAATACTGGACATGGGCACGCTCCATTAAAGCTAATTTTTTGCTTTTGTGGAGTGTGCTACCGCCTCGCTCTTAAAGCAAATTCTTTGTGTTAAGGTTCGACCCATGGCTATTAAAGAAGGTTTACGCCCAGGCGGACGCAGCGCCCGGGTGCAGGAATCCATCCACTCGGCAGTCCGTGAACTCCTCGAAGAACAGGAGCGCTCGACCCTGACCGTGCCGCAAATCGCCGCCCGCGCCGGCGTCACGCCTTCGACCATCTACCGCCGTTGGGGCGACCTGTCGGTGCTGCTGGCGGATGTCGCCCTGGAACGCATGCGCCCGGACGGCGAACCGGCCGCCACCGGCAGCCTGCGCGGCGACCTGCGGGCCTGGGCCGAACAGTACCTCGACGAAATGAGTTCCGAACCGGGGCGCACCATGATGCGCGACGTGCAATGCAGCAGCACGCCCGGCTATTGCGTGAGCATTCTCGGCGGGCAATTGCAGATCATCCTCGACCGCCACCGCCACAGCGAAGCAGCCCTGCCGAGCGTCGATCGGCTGTTGAATATGCTGGTGGCGCCAACGGTGTTCCGCATCCTGTTCGCCGCGGCACCGCTTGAAGTGCAGGAACTGCATGAACTGATCGACATCGCGCTGCGGCCTTGAGGCCGCTCTCGCGCCCACCAGCTCCGCACGGCCTTCCAAAGGAGCACGCCGGCTCGTGATAAAGCCTGACGAACCGCCTTTTTCCCCCTGCGACACCTGGCCGCGCCAATACCTTGGTCGACACTGACGAACCCCGAACATCGTGCGAAACTGTCTGACCGGGCTGAAGCGCCCGGCGCGCCTTTATGTTCGGAGTTTCCATGTCGTTGTCCAGCGGGCTGATCGCCATCGTCGCCCTAGCCTATATGGCCATCATGTTCGCCATCGCCTTTTACGGTGACCGTCGCAGCGCGCCCTTGCCGCCGCGGGTGCGTGCCTGGGTGTACAGCCTGTCGCTGGCGGTGTATTGCACCAGCTGGACCTTCTTCGGCGCTGTCGGCCAGGCCGCCGAGCAACTCTGGTCGTTCTTGCCGATCTACCTGGGGCCGATCCTGCTGCTGGTACTCGCGCCCTGGGTCCTGCAAAAGATGGTGATGATCAGCAAGCAGGAAAACATCACCTCCATCGCCGACTTCATCGCCGCGCGCTACGGCAAGTCCCAGTCCCTGGCGGTGGTGGTGGCGCTGATCTGCCTGGTCGGCGTGCTTCCCTACATCGCCCTGCAGCTCAAGGGCATCGTGCTTGGCGTGGACCTGCTGATCGGCGCCGGCGCCGACACCATGGGCACCCGCGCCCAGGACACGGCACTGATCGTGTCGCTGATCCTGGCGCTGTTCACCATCGTCTTCGGTACCCGCAACCTCGACGCCACCGAGCACCACCGCGGCATGGTGCTGGCGATTGCCTTCGAATCCCTGGTCAAGCTGCTAGCCTTTCTCGCGGTCGGCGCCTTTGTCACCTATGGCCTGTACGACGGTTTCGACGACCTGTTCAGCCAGGCCATGCTCGCCCCGCGCCTGGAGCAGTACTGGCAGGAAACCATCAACTGGCCGTCGATGGTGGTGCAGACCGGCGTCGCCATGATGGCGATCATCTGCCTGCCGCGGCAGTTCCACGTCACAGTGGTGGAGAATATCGAGCCCCAGGACCTGCGCCTGGCCAAGTGGGTGTTTCCCGCCTACCTGGCCCTGGCCGCACTGTTCGTGGTGCCGATCGCCCTGGCCGGGCAGATGCTGCTGCCCAGCTCGGTGTTGCCGGATTCCTTCGTCATCAGCCTGCCCCTGGCCCAGGCCCATCCGGCCCTGGCGGTGCTGGCCTTCATTGGCGGCGCATCGGCCGCCACCGGCATGGTGATCGTCGCCAGCGTGGCGCTGTCGACCATGGTCTCCAACGACATGCTGCTGCCCTGGCTGCTGCGCCGCCAGAGCGCCGAGCGGCCCTTCGAAGTGTTCCGCCACTGGATGCTCTCGGTGCGTCGGGTCAGCATCGTGGTCATCCTGCTGCTGGCCTATGTCAGCTACCGTCTGCTGGGCTCCACCGCGAGCCTGGCGACCATCGGCCAGATCGCCTTCGCCGCCGTGACCCAGCTGGCCCCGGCCATGCTCGGCGCGTTGTACTGGAAGCAAGCCAACCGCCGCGGCGTGTTCGCCGGTCTGGCGGCCGGCACCTTCTTGTGGTTCTACACCCTGATCCTGCCAATCGCCGCCCACAGCCTGGGCTGGTCGCTGAGCAGCTTTCCAGGCTTGGCCTGGCTGCACGGCAACCCACTGAACCTGCCGATCACGCCCCTGACCCAGGGCGTGGTGCTGTCGCTGGCCGGTAACTTCATCCTGTTCGCCTGGGTCTCGGTGTTGTCGCGCACCCGGGTTTCGGAACACTGGCAGGCCGGGCGTTTCATCGGCCAGGAAATCAGCGGCCGCCCCAGCTCCCGCTCGATGCTGTCGGTGCAGATCGACGACCTGCTCAAGCTCGCCGCGCGTTTTGTCGGGGAAGAACGGGCCCGCCAGAGCTTCATCCGCTTTGCCTACCGCCAGGGCAAAGGTTTCAACCCCAACCAGAACGCCGACGGCGAATGGATCGCCCACACCGAACGCCTGCTGGCCGGCGTCCTCGGCGCCTCGTCCACCCGCGCGGTGGTCAAGGCCGCCATCGAAGGGCGGGAGATGCAGCTCGAAGACGTGGTGCGCATCGCCGACGAAGCCTCGGAAGTGCTGCAATTCAACCGCGCCCTGCTGCAAGGGGCGATCGAGAACATCAGCCAGGGCATCAGCGTGGTCGACCAGTCCCTCAGGCTGGTGGCCTGGAACCGTCGGTACCTGGAGCTGTTCAACTACCCGGACGGACTGATCAGCGTCGGCCGACCGATCGCCGACATCATCCGCCACAATGCCGAGCGCGGCCTGTGCGGGCCCGGCGAGGCCGAAGTGCATGTCGCCCGCCGCCTGCACTGGATGCGCCAGGGTCGCGCCCACACTTCCGAGCGGCTGTTCCCCAATGGCCGGGTGATCGAGTTGATCGGCAACCCGATGCCGGGCGGCGGCTTTGTCATGAGCTTCACCGACATCACCCCGTTCCGCGAAGCCGAACAGGCCCTCACCGAAGCCAACGAAGGTCTGGAACAACGGGTCGCCGAACGGACCCAGGAGCTTTCGCAGTTGAACGCCGCGCTGACCGAGGCCAAGGGCACCGCCGAGGCCGCCAACCAGTCCAAGACGCGATTCCTGGCGGCGGTCAGTCACGACCTGATGCAGCCGCTGAACGCCGCCCGGCTGTTCTCCGCCGCCCTCTCCCACCAGGACGACGGTTTGTCCGCCGAAGCGCAGCAATTGGTCCAGCACCTGGACAGCTCCCTGCGCTCCGCCGAAGACTTGATCAGCGACCTGCTGGATATCTCCCGCCTGGAAAACGGCAAGATCAATCCGGAGCGCAAGCCGTTCGTGCTCAACGAGCTGTTCGATACCCTGGGGGCCGAATTCAAGGTCCTGGCCCAGGAGCAAGGCTTGAAGTTCCGCCTGCGCGGCAGCCGCCTCAGGGTCGACAGCGACATCAAGCTTCTACGCCGGGTCCTGCAGAACTTCCTGACCAATGCCTTCCGTTACGCCAAGGGGCCTGTGCTCCTGGGCGTGCGCCGCCGCGGCAACCAACTGTGCCTGGAGGTCTGGGACCGCGGGCCGGGGATTCCGCTGGACAAGCAGCAGGTGATCTTCGAAGAGTTCAAGCGCCTCGATAGCCACCAGACCCGCGCCGAAAAAGGCCTGGGCCTCGGACTGGCGATCGCCGATGGCTTGTGCCGCGTCCTTGGCCATGGCCTGCAGGTACGCTCCTGGCCGGGCAAGGGCAGCGTCTTCAGCGTCAGCGTGCCCTTGGCCAAGGCGGCCGTCAGCGCACCGAGGCAGGTGGCCGAACTCAACGGCCATCTGCTGTCCGGCGCCCAGGTACTCTGTGTCGACAATGAAGACAGCATCCTGATCGGCATGAACAGCCTCCTCAGCCGCTGGGGCTGCCAGGTCTGGACCGCGCGCAACCGGAAAGAATGCGCCGCGCTGCTCAGTGATGGCGTGCGCCCGCAACTGGCGTTGGTGGACTATCACCTGGACGACGGCGAAACCGGCACCGAGGTCATGGCCTGGCTGCGCACCCAGTTGGGTGATCCGGTACCTGGCGTGGTGATCAGCGCCGACGGGCGCCCCGAGATGGTCGCCGAGGTACACGCCGCGGGGCTGGACTACCTGGCCAAGCCGGTGAAGCCGGCGGCACTGCGGGCGCTGTTGAGCCGGCATCTGCCGCTCTGAGAGTCCTGTAGTCGCTACCGCAGGCTGCGCTAAGACCGAAGGCCTTCAGCGATATTGAAAACGCCGCAAACGCCGCGTCCCCTCCGGGGTCGATCGCAGCCTATGGAGCGGCTACAGCTCAATCCGGCAGTTCGAGCAACGCGCCGTCGGCATCGGTCATCGCCCGCTCCAGCAGGTCCGCCGGCAGGCTCTTGCTGGCGCGCGCGCCGAGCAAGCGCAGTTGCTCGCTACGGCTGACCAGGTTGCCGCGCCCCTCGGTCAGCTTGTTGCGCGCGGCGCTGTAGGCCTTGTCCAGTTGCTGCAGACGATTGCCGACCTCATCCAGATCCTGAATGAACAACACGAACTTGTCGTACAGCCAACCGGCGCGTTCGGCGATTTCCCGGGCGTTCTGGCTCTGCCGCTCCTGCTTCCACAGGCTGTCGATCACTCGCAGCGTGGCCAGCAGCGTGGTCGGGCTGACAATCACGATGTTGCGGTCGAAGGCCTCCTGGAACAGGTTGGGCTCGGCCTGCAAGGCGGCGGAAAAGGCCGCCTCGATGGGTACGAAAAGCAAGACGAAATCCAGGCTGTGCAAGCCTTCCAGGCGTTTGTAGTCCTTGCCGGCCAGGCCTTTGACGTGATTGCGCAAGGACAGCACGTGCTGCTTCAGCGCTGCCTGGCCGATCACCTCATCGTCCGCCGCGACAAACTGTTGGTAGGCAGTCAGGCTGACCTTGGAATCCACTACTACCTGCTTGTCGCCGGGCAGCATGATCAGCACGTCGGGCTGGAAGCGCTCGCCGTCGGGCCCTTTGAGGCTGACCTGGGTCTGGTACTCGCGGCCCTTCTCCAGGCCGGCATGTTCGAGCACCCGCTCGAGAATCAGCTCGCCCCAGTTGCCCTGGGTTTTCTGGCCCTTGAGCGCGCGCGTCAGGTTGGTCGCCTCGTCGCTCAAGCGCAGGTTCAACTGTTGCAGCCGTTCGAGTTCCTTGCCGAGGGAAAAACGCTCGCGCGCTTCGGCCTGATAACTCTCTTCGACCCGCTTCTCGAAGGACTGGATGCGCTCCTTGAGCGGGTCGAGCAATTGTCCGAGACGCTGTTGGCTGTTCTCGGCAAAACGCTGCTCGCGCTCATCGAAGATCTTGCCCGCCAGCTCGGCGAACTGTGCCCGCAGCTCGTCCCGCGAGCCTTGCAGGTCGCTCAGGCGCTGCTGGTGGCTTTCCTGCTGCTCGCGCAGCTCGGCATTCAATGACGCAGCCTGGGCGTCCAGGCGCCGCAACTCGGCTTCCTTGTTGGCCCGTTCAAGGTTCCAGGCGTGGGCCGCGTCACGGGCGTTGTCGCGTTCGATCTGCAACAACTCGACTTCCCGGCGCACCGCCGCCAGATCGGCCTGCTTCACGGCATTGGCCTGGCCCAGGTCGCTGATCTCGTCGCGGCAGGCATCCAGCTGGGCATTCAAGCCATCCTGCGCCAGCAGCGCGGTGGCCAGGCGCTCCTCCAGCAGGGACAGTTCAGTTTGGCGGGAGCTCAGACGGCGTTGCAGTTGCCAGGCGAGCGCCACCAAGGGCAATGCCGCGCCTGCCAGACCGAGCAGTACGCTGGTCAAGTCCATAGCCATAGCCACTCCAGACAGTGAAATAAAGCTTGAAGGTTAACCAAGGGACCGAAGGTTGGACAGCTCAGTCTTCGATCTGGCCAAGCTCCAGCTGGGCGCGGCGATCACCAGCCCGTGCCGCCTGGCGCAGCAGGTCATGGCCAATCCGCCGATCGCGGGCGTTGCCGCATTCGCGGCACATCAGTTGGCCAAGACGACTCTGTGCTGCCACCACCCCTTCCCGGGCAGGCTGCTTGAGCAAATGCCCGGCAAAGTGCTTGATGTTCCGGTTATCACCCAGGCGCGGACTGTCGAGTAGCCACATGGCCACGCGTAACGAAAAACGCTTGGGCTCGGTAACACTGGAAGAGGCAGAGGTAACAGAAGGTGACACTGAGCGAAACTTCATAAAGCACTGTAGGGCAGATCGGAAGGCGCGCCACTCTACTCCTTTTTTCGCACGCGTAAAGTCGAAAAGAACTCGGCACGCCCGTGCTAGAGCAAGCGCTTGGGACAATCCACAGAAGCTGTGGATAACTCAGTGGACAACCGCCCTACAAGTCGCCGAAAGCCGCATGGGACGGGGCCCGCAGTCAAACTGACGATTTTTTCACCAGTAAAAAAAACCGATGTTTTTCATTGACTTAAATTTTCATCGCAGGCATTGGAGGGCCCGGCAGGTGAGGTGACAGGCCGATGACAGCCCGCGCAACTATTGTGCACAAGTACCCTCGATCCAGTTATATCGGTGCACCTTTTTCGCTCGTTCACGAGAACAGCATCGAAGACGAAAGATTTCAGTAACAACTCCTGCCCAACTGCGATGGAAAGCCCGGCCTGCCTCCTTCACGGCCTCGACTCCGGTGCCGCTCATAACCATTTTGCCTAACACACTTGCATCAGATACATCAATCCGTTATCATCCACAGCGTTAGTACCAAGCTGAAAGTCAATTCTGGTCGAACAAGTCCCCCGGTTCAGCTTCCCTGAAGAGAAGTTTCTATCGACTACACGGGATCGACCACCTCGCTGGTTTCCAGGTAAAGCTTTCGCCGACACCGCCTTTGAACACATTGCAAAGGATGTCGCGAAACCCTTTTACTCTGACCGAACCAACCTGCAAATTGATCAGGATCTTCACCTGGGGCCCAGAACCTTAACCCCCGCTGTGATTGCCTGCCCTCCTAAGTACCTACCTGCCAGCCCTAGCGCGCACTTGATAAAGCGCTTCCAACTGGCTGCTTTGTTCCAGTCGGGTTCTTCGTTCGACCAATGGTGGTCGGCGTTACTGGAACGTTTTAACGTTGCACGGTTCTTAACCGTGTCATTTGTAGGAACACCCAATAACTATGTCTACTCAAATCCAGACTCAGGATGCCATTCGCACCCTCACCAACGCTTTTGCTCCAATGAACTGCCTGATCATGGCCGCTCGCAAAGGCTGCTTCAGCTTCACCCTGGTCAACGAACACGGTATCGCTCGTCACAGCGAACGCCTGTACCCCGACCAGTATTCCAGCGCCGAGCCGCTGCAAGCGGTGATCGAGCGCACCCGTCAGGCCCTGACTGCCTGAGACGCCAGAGCGCTGAAAACTCGAAGCCCCGCCTGAACAGCGGGGCTTTTTATTGCCTGTTATTTCGGTTTTTCCGCCTTCGGCTAAAGCACCATCCGGTATAACGGTTATAACTCGAAGTTGGAAATATTTTAAAAACAGACCTTTACAGCAACGATATGACACTACACTTCAACTCAAGCGGCATGATCCGCTTCCGGCGAGTCTGACCGATCCACCGCTGCCAAGCTCCCCCATCAGGCCTCGCCGGCCACTTTCACGCTTCGAGGGCTTTATGGGTATTGCCGCCAGCGAACTGTGCCGCTACGTGATCCGCCCGACCCTGATCTATCTGGGCAGCCACAGTCGCACCGCAGAATCACTGCTGCTAGGCATCGCCGCCAGCCAATCCGCCCTCGGCTCCGCCCTGCACGACCGCAGGGGCCACGGTCTCTACCGCATCGCCGAACCCCGCCACCAGGCACTCTGGGATCACTATCTGGCGCTGGACCCGGAACGCGCCAGCCTGGTTCGCGGCCTGGCCAGCCAGCACGCATTCCTCAGCGGCCCGCACCTGGAATTGACCGTCAACCTGCGTTACGCCACCGCCATCGCCTGGCTGCTGGTAGAAGAGCAGAACCCCCCGCTCCCCGAAACCGGCGACCTGGTCGGCATGGCTCGCATCTGGAAGCAGATCTTCCAGCCCCAAGGACGCTTGCGGGACTTCGCCGATGCCTGGCAAACCTGTGTTGCACCACTGAATCAGGTCGCCTGCTGATCGGACTTTTTGCAAGATCGCGCAAACAACCGCAATTTTGGTCGGATTGTCCTACAAAACCGCTCTATCTCAAGCCATACAGGCTATAGCGCTAAGGGGGAAATGTTGGTAATTTTCGCTCCGGTGATCACCAGGAGTTCTAATAATGAAAAAAGTAATACTCAAAACCAGTCTTAGCCTTGCCGTTGCCGTGGCATCCACCCAACTTTTCGCAAGTGGCTTTGCCCTGAACGAACAAAGCATCAGCGGCATGGGTACTGGTTTCGCCGGTCGATCCTCTGCTGCGGATGATGCAAGCACAGTTTTTGGCAACCCTGCCGGTATGTCGCGCCTGAAACGCCAGCAAATCACTGGCGGCGTCGCGGCCATTGATGCATCCACCGACATCAACGATGCCAGCGGCAGCCGTAGCGGTACCAACAAGGGCGACATGGTGCCCCTCACCGCCGTGCCAATGGGCTTCTACGTCAAGCCTATCGACGATCAGTGGGCCTTCGGCCTGGGTGTCTACGCACCATTCGGCCTGATCACCGACTACGAAAGCGGCTTCCAGGGCCGCAACTTCGGCAGCAAAAGCGAAGTTAAAGTCATCACCTTCCAGCCAACCGTCAGCTACGCCTTCAACGACAAGGTGTCGATCGGTTTCGGCCCGACCATCAACCGCATTTCCGGCACCCTGGAATCGGCACTGACCACGCCACTGTCGCCGAACGACGGCAATGTCCAGATCAAGGGCGACGACGTTGGCTACGGCTACAACATCGGCGTGCTGGTCCAGGCGACCGACACCACCCGCGTGGGCCTGACGTACCACTCGAAGGTCAAGTACAAGCTGGAAGGCCACACCGAAGTCAGCCCAGGCGCCGGTACTCCAGGCGCTCTGCTGCGTGGCGCTCGCTACGATGCCTCGCTGGACATCACCACCCCTGAATCGGCCGACCTGTCGGTGACCCAGGACCTCAACGATGCCTGGAAACTCTACGCCGGTGCGACCTGGACCCGCTGGAGCCGCCTGAAAGACATCACCGTGCAAAACGAAGGCGTAACTGCCAGCGCCGGCGGTCTTCTGGCCCCGGGTGCGCTCAGCAGCATCAAGGAAGAGCAGAACTGGCACGACACCTGGGCCTATGCCATCGGTACTTCCTACCAGTTGAACAAGCAGTGGGTACTGCGTACCGGCCTGAGCTTCGACCAGTCGCCGGCCAACAACACCAACCGCTCGCCACGCATTCCTACAGGCGACCGGACCATCTTCAGTCTCGGTGCCGGCTGGAGCCCAACCGAAGACCTGACCATCGACGTGGCCTATTCCTACCTCAAGGAAGAGAAAGTCAAGGTCAACAACCACAATACGCTCGGCCAGTCTTACAGCTCCGAGTATGAAAACAGCGCGAACGGCTTCGGCGTGGGTGCAACCTACCGCTTCTAAAGCCTGACGGCCTGAACGAAAAAGCCCCCGCATCCAAGGATGCAGGGGCTTTTTTATTGGCCGCGGATAACACTCAAGGCTTGGACGCCAGCGCCTGCTCCACTGCCTCGATCAATTCCGGACTGTCCGGCTTGGTCAGGCTGGAGAAGTTGGCGATCACCTTGCCCTGGCGATCGACCACATACTTGTAGAAATTCCACTTCGGCGCACTGCTCTGCTCGGCCAGGACCTTGAACAGGTGCACTGCGTCCGGGCCCCTGACCTGCTGCGGCTCGGTCATGGTGAAGGTGACGCCGTAGTTCACATAACAGACCTTGGCCGTTTCCGCGCCATCCTTGGACTCCTGCTTGAAGTCATTGGACGGCACGCCTAGCAGCTCCAGCCCCTGATCCTTGTAACGCTGGTACAGCGCCTCGAGCCCCTTGAACTGCGGGGCGAAGCCGCAAAAGCTCGCGGTATTGACTACCACCAGCGGTTTGCCGGCAAAACGCTGGCACAGATCGATGGATTCCTTGGCGCGCAGCTTGGGCAGCGAGCCCTGCAACAGCGACGGACATTCGTCCGCCCAGGTCGAACCTGCGAACACCATGAGTACAGCTGGAACAGCAAGCCAGCGCGCCAACATATTCAACTCCTTGAAAGTACCGTCAGGGGTGAAGCTACTCGCCCGGCGGACGCCCTAGCAAGCGCTTCCTAGCAGACGCCCATGCCCAACTGCATCAGCGCCAGCCCACCCTGGTGCCAGCCCCACCAGGCCAACGCCAACAGCGAGACAACAACCGCCAGGCCGCCCCAGCGCAGGCCTGCCCGGCTCATGCCGCGTATACGTAGACGAACACTCTATGGAAAAAATATAATATAAAAATCAATATATTGACTCACATATAGCACAATATAACTGCATGTGAAATTTCCACGCCAATCTTCCATATACCGTGCATGTGCTAAAAAGAGTTCTCCGCGTCGGACCGATCTTATTACTGCATACCTTACTGGATATTGAAGAACCATAATTTAATGACTTTACAAAGAGCGCAGACAGCAATCCGAAACGGCCAAACTGGTCGCGATAGGGATGGTAGTTACCTGCCGCTCCTGCACATACATGGGTGATCCCCCCTGAAAAAAGTACTCGTCGAAAGTAGAATTTTCTCCTAATCGGATCAAGGAAATTTTGCGTGAAGACATCACGTTTTTCGGACAGTCAAATCATCGCCGTCCTCAAGCAAGCGGAGGCTGGAAGCCCGGTACCAGAGCTGTGCCGCGAGCACGGCATCAGCACGGCTACATTCTACAAGTGGCGCACTAAGTTCGGCGGCATGGACGTATCGCTGATGGCTCGGTTGCGCGAACTGGAGGACGAGAACCGGCGCCTCAAGAAGATGTATGCCGAGGAACGCCTCAAGGCCGAAATCATCCAGGAAGCCATGGCAAAAAAGTGGTGAAGCCATCGCGGCGACGAGAGATGGCGCAGGAAGTGGTTCGTTCAGGTCGATGTAGTATCAAGCTGGCGTGCCTGGCCTTCGGGGTCAGCATCACGAGCTATCGTTATCAGCCGCGCTTGTCGTCTGAAAATGCGCAGATTGCTGACCTCCTGATTCGACTGACGCATCACCAGCGTAACTGGGGCTTTGTCTTGTGCTTTCTGTACCTGCGCAACGTGAAAGGCTATCGCTGGAACCACAAGCGGGTGTACCGGATTTACCGTGAACTGGAACTGAATTTGCGGATCAAGCCGCGCAAGCGCATCGTGCGCGAGAAACCCGAACCGCTGGCCGTTCCCGAGGCCACCAACCAGTGCTGGTCGATGGACTTCATGCACGATCAATTAGCGGATGGGCGCAGCTTTCGGGTTTTCAATCTGATTGATGACTTCAACCGTGAAGCCCTGAGTATGGAAATTGATTTGTCGCTACCGGCTGAACGTGTGGTGCGTGCGCTGGATCAGGTCATTGAATGGCGTGGAAAGCCGCAGGCGATCCGTAGCGATAACGGTCCAGAATTTATCAGCGCCAAGCTCACAGGGTGGGCCGAGAAACGGGGCATCCGACTGGAATATATCCAGCCGGGTAACCCGCAGCAGAATGCCTATGTCGAGCGCTACAACCGCACGGTACGTTATGACTGGCTGGGGCATTACTTGTTTGAGTCGATCGCC harbors:
- a CDS encoding IS3 family transposase (programmed frameshift): MKTSRFSDSQIIAVLKQAEAGSPVPELCREHGISTATFYKWRTKFGGMDVSLMARLRELEDENRRLKKMYAEERLKAEIIQEAMGKKVVKPSRRREMAQEVVRSGRCSIKLACLAFGVSITSYRYQPRLSSENAQIADLLIRLTHHQRNWGFVLCFLYLRNVKGYRWNHKRVYRIYRELELNLRIKPRKRIVREKPEPLAVPEATNQCWSMDFMHDQLADGRSFRVFNLIDDFNREALSMEIDLSLPAERVVRALDQVIEWRGKPQAIRSDNGPEFISAKLTGWAEKRGIRLEYIQPGNPQQNAYVERYNRTVRYDWLGHYLFESIAEVQEYGSNWIWTYNHERPNMALGGITPKQKLALVA